AGACAGGATATTCTGCCTTCAATAAATCAGCAAAACTTTGTGATTCCTCTACTTTCTCCCCTTTTTTCACCCGTTCAATCGCATATTGTAAATGACGGATAAGGCGTAAATAGTGGATACTTTCTTGGTCTAATGTAATTTGTAAGTTTGTCTCAATTAAAGATACAAGCTGTGCAATGAGACGGGAGTTTTGATTAACTGAAGATAAATCTGAATTTGTAAGTGAACTATAAATATGGAGTGCAATAAAACCAATTTCTCCTTCTGGCAATGTAATTTGCAAACGAGAATTTAAAAGGTCTACAACACCTTCAGCAATTTCATATTCTTCTGGATAGAGCATTTTCGTTTCAACTAGAAAAGGATTATCAATGGTAAGTCCTTGTTTTAATCGCTTAATCGCAAAAGAAATATGATCTGTTAAAGCGATATGAATATGTTCATTTAATGGTGATTTTGCTTTTTCTTGAATATAGAACATAATATCATTCATTAATTCAATTAATTTTTCACTCACATGCGGCACTAACAGTTTGTATTGTTCACGATCGCGTTCATTTTTTAAAACAAACATTTTTTC
This Bacillus paramycoides DNA region includes the following protein-coding sequences:
- the glcT gene encoding glucose PTS transporter transcription antiterminator GlcT, producing the protein MSNYLEIKKVLNNNVIIASHPEHEEVVVIGKGIGFGKKAKDVLEQEQIEKMFVLKNERDREQYKLLVPHVSEKLIELMNDIMFYIQEKAKSPLNEHIHIALTDHISFAIKRLKQGLTIDNPFLVETKMLYPEEYEIAEGVVDLLNSRLQITLPEGEIGFIALHIYSSLTNSDLSSVNQNSRLIAQLVSLIETNLQITLDQESIHYLRLIRHLQYAIERVKKGEKVEESQSFADLLKAEYPVCYNLAWKLVKVMQKELQLPVYEAESIYLTMHLQRLVKAEHV